The Candidatus Eisenbacteria bacterium genomic interval CGCCTCGATGCGCCGATCGAGCGCCGTGACGTCCATGCGCTGCGCCCCGTCCACCGGAATCCAGCGGATCGAGTCCGTTCCGAGACCGGCGAGGTCCGTCGCCTTCTGGATCCAGGTGTGTGTTTCGGAGGAGCAGTAGGCGCGCAGGGGCGGGCCCGCGGACGCGCCTTTCGCACGCACGTCCCAGCCGGCCTTCGCGGCACGCGCGGCGATGAAGCACACGAAGTTCGCCATGTTCCCGCCGCTCACGAGCAGCCCGCCGGCGTCGGTCGGGTAGCCGATCAGTCCGGCGATCCAGCGCACCGTCTCGAGCTCGATTTCGGTCGCCGCCGGCGCCAGCGCCCACGAGCCGCAGTTCGGGTTCACCGCCGAGGCCAGCAGGTCGCCGAGGATGCCGATCGGCGCGGGTGGCGCGGTGATGTATCCGAAGAAGCGCGGGTGCTGGTTGAAGAGCGAGCGTTCGAACAGCGCGCGCGTCGCGCCGGCGAGCAGTTCGCCCGCCTCCGTGCCGCGCTCGGGCAGCGGCCGGCCCAGGCCGATCGCCTCGCGCAGGGCCGAAGGTGAAACGTCACGCGTCACCGGTCCGTCGGCGATCGCGGCCAGGCGCCCGGCCAGTTCGTCCACCAGACGGTGGCCGGCGGCGCGAAACGCCTCCGGGTTCATCGAAAGGGGCGTGGGTCGCGGGATTCGTCCGGCGTCGCTCATGCGGTTCCCCCCGGGGCTTGTCCGGTGTTGGCGGCCTGCGTGGCGGGCTCAGGCCCGTGTCGCGCGTAATCCTTCGAACAGATCGGTTTCGCGGGCCCGGCCGCCGTTCACCGTGCTCATGGCGCGGTAGTACGACTGCCAGCCCCACAGCGCCTCGTGCAGCTCCGGCGTGAGCGTGGCGAGCTTCTCGTAGGCGGTGACCTGCGACTCGTGGCAGGAGACCGCCCGCCACACGGTATCCCAGCAGACCCGCGTATCAATGACGGTCGTGATCGCCCACGCCGGCCAGCCGCGGGCCTCGCGATCCACGCCATCCACGCGCGAGATCAACTTCCGGAACGCGGCCTCGTACGCGGCCATCGCGGTGGGCGGCCAGGCGGCGAAGTAGAGCTTGGCCGCCGCATGCGGCGGGAGCCCGGCGCCCTCTCCCGAATACGCCCCGTCGGCCGCGGCGACCAGCGCGGCGGTCGTGAACTGCGAGATCGCGATGTGGTCCGGGTGGCCGTAGGAGCCCTCGGAGTCAAAGGTGAGCACGACCTGCGGACGAACCCGCCGCACCTGCGCGACGATCCGCCCGACGGCCTCGCGCGGATCGGCCTGGTCGAGGCGGCCGTCCACGTAGCCGAGCAGCGAGACGCTCCGCAGCCCCAGGACCTCCGCCGCGGCGCGCAGCTCGCGCTCGCGCAGCGCTCCCAGGGCGTCGGGGCCCGGGTGTTCGGGCGAGCCCTGCGGGTGGCCGCGAAAGCGGCCGCTCTGGCCGAGCGTCGCGGTGACCACGTGGGTTTCGACGCCCTCGGCGGCGTAATGCACGAGGGTGCCACCGAAGCCGAGCGACTCGTCGTCCGGGTGGGCCAGAACGGCGAGCAGTCGCAGGTTCTCGTCCAGGTGAATTCCTCCGAAGTCAGGGCTGGAGAATGACAGGTCCGGCCCGCGAGGTTAGCGAGGCCGCCTCGCGGTCGGCAATACTAAACACGCGACGGAAACCTCCTCCTCACCGCATGAAGGCATGGCGGAGCCTGCCCCGCCGCGGGTAGGATTGACGCGGGCCCGTC includes:
- a CDS encoding PIG-L family deacetylase, with amino-acid sequence MSFSSPDFGGIHLDENLRLLAVLAHPDDESLGFGGTLVHYAAEGVETHVVTATLGQSGRFRGHPQGSPEHPGPDALGALRERELRAAAEVLGLRSVSLLGYVDGRLDQADPREAVGRIVAQVRRVRPQVVLTFDSEGSYGHPDHIAISQFTTAALVAAADGAYSGEGAGLPPHAAAKLYFAAWPPTAMAAYEAAFRKLISRVDGVDREARGWPAWAITTVIDTRVCWDTVWRAVSCHESQVTAYEKLATLTPELHEALWGWQSYYRAMSTVNGGRARETDLFEGLRATRA